The Arachis ipaensis cultivar K30076 chromosome B07, Araip1.1, whole genome shotgun sequence genome includes a window with the following:
- the LOC107606413 gene encoding uncharacterized protein LOC107606413 — protein sequence MEFLQLRQDRMSIAEYAEKLERLCKFSAMYKANPDEKWKGMKYQGGLRAEVLTAITPLEIREFSSLVSKCQVIEECTKKLASERSEAFKKRQLNQESSQQSPHKKAFLEKPTGRQPQQGTDRQEPPTDASPKTTELKECTSCGKQHRGRCLTGQNVCFRCFQPGHIGRECSAVLPPPANPPQRQGRVFALNSEEIHESEDRIKDKCTINGIL from the coding sequence ATGGAGTTTCTTCAGCTGAGGCAAGATAGGATGAGTATTGCAGAGTACGCAGAGAAGTTAGAGAGACTCTGCAAATTTTCTGCCATGTATAAGGCTAATCCAGATGAAAAGTGGAAGGGTATGAAGTATCAAGGAGGGCTCAGGGCAGAAGTCTTAACCGCTATAACCCCACTGGAAATCCGGGAGTTCTCCTCCCTCGTTAGCAAGTGCCAGGTGATCGAAGAATGCACCAAAAAACTAGCGTCGGAAAGAAGCGAGGCTTTCAAGAAAAGACAACTGAATCAAGAATCATCTCAGCAGTCGCCGCATAAGAAGGCCTTTCTTGAGAAACCTACAGGAAGGCAACCTCAACAGGGCACGGATCGCCAAGAACCTCCCACTGATGCCTCACCAAAGACCACCGAACTCAAGGAGTGTACTTCATGTGGGAAGCAACATAGAGGTAGGTGCCTTACCGGACAAAATGTCTGCTTCCGGTGTTTTCAGCCGGGGCATATCGGCAGGGAATGCTCAGCAGTTCTCCCACCCCCTGCCAATCCACCACAGCGTCAAGGGCGAGTCTTTGCCCTCAACAGCGAGGAAATTCACGAGTCAGAAGATCGAATCAAGGATAAATGCACAATTAATGGAATCCTTTAA
- the LOC107606412 gene encoding CBS domain-containing protein CBSX2, chloroplastic-like yields MSSIPLINTLPVVAPLRSLFPPQCGEFLPLSAIPKRRRSLSSAAFRPVSSGPGPIPGPTINSSPRGNGSYTVGDLMITKDDLHVVKPSTTVDEALEALVNNRISGLPVIDEDWNLVGVVSDYDLLAIDSISGGPQSEANLFPDVGRSWKTFNEIQKVLSKSNGKIVGDLMTPTPLVVEESTSLEDAARLLLETKYRRLPVVDNDGKLVGLITRGNIVKAALLSKHTGQIKIV; encoded by the coding sequence ATGAGTTCCATTCCTTTGATCAACACACTCCCTGTTGTTGCTCCGCTTCGCTCCCTTTTCCCTCCTCAATGCGGCGAGTTTCTTCCTTTATCCGCCATCCCAAAACGACGACGTTCATTGTCCTCAGCTGCGTTTCGCCCAGTTTCTTCGGGCCCTGGCCCAATCCCAGGCCCAACAATCAATTCATCTCCGCGCGGGAATGGCAGTTACACAGTTGGTGATTTGATGATAACGAAAGATGATTTGCACGTTGTGAAGCCCTCCACTACCGTTGACGAAGCTTTGGAGGCACTCGTCAACAACAGGATCAGTGGTCTTCCAGTGATCGACGAGGACTGGAATTTGGTTGGAGTTGTTTCAGATTATGACTTGCTAGCAATTGATTCTATATCAGGCGGTCCTCAAAGTGAAGCAAACTTGTTTCCTGATGTTGGTAGGTCTTGGAAAACATTTAATGAGATACAAAAAGTGCTTAGTAAGAGTAATGGAAAAATTGTTGGTGACCTAATGACGCCAACTCCACTTGTTGTTGAAGAATCTACTAGTCTGGAGGATGCTGCTAGGCTCTTGCTTGAAACCAAATATCGTCGACTACCTGTGGTAGACAACGATGGGAAGCTTGTTGGACTCATTACAAGGGGAAATATCGTTAAGGCAGCTCTGCTATCAAAACATACCGGCCAGATCAAGATAGTTTGA